A section of the Streptomyces sp. SCL15-4 genome encodes:
- a CDS encoding TolB-like translocation protein — protein MSVRNRVLVLVAALAVLAAVGLAAVLHASARAERREHTQAGGPRVTSGAVSLRASGRLVFRNLAWGPHRDELTAVPAGDPDGPRTAAGLKCLRFYAAAGTGVCLQAVHGPVSDTYRALVLNAGLRTRHRYDVPGIPSRARVSPTGHFAAWTAFVGGDSYAGTDFSTRTAVVDTRSGKLIPSLEAFRIVKDGRAYRAADVNFWGVTFADDDRTFYATLATKGRTYLVRGDLRARTVTTLHANVECPSLSPDGTRVAYKKRVAGLPKDAPWRLYVLDLRTLRETALAEPRSVDDQAVWRDAHTLVYALPGDYGADLYQVPADGSGRAREISRAAVSPAYLG, from the coding sequence GTGAGCGTACGCAACCGGGTGCTGGTCCTCGTCGCGGCCCTCGCCGTGCTCGCGGCGGTCGGGCTGGCCGCCGTCCTGCACGCCTCCGCGCGGGCCGAGCGCCGTGAGCACACGCAGGCGGGCGGGCCGCGCGTCACGTCCGGCGCGGTGTCGCTGCGCGCCTCCGGGCGGCTGGTGTTCCGGAACCTGGCGTGGGGGCCGCACCGGGACGAGCTGACGGCCGTCCCGGCCGGTGATCCGGACGGGCCGCGCACCGCCGCCGGGCTCAAGTGCCTGCGCTTCTACGCCGCCGCGGGCACCGGAGTGTGCCTCCAGGCCGTGCACGGCCCCGTGTCGGACACCTACCGCGCGCTGGTCCTGAACGCCGGCCTGCGCACCCGGCACCGCTACGACGTGCCCGGCATCCCCTCCCGCGCCCGCGTCTCCCCCACCGGACACTTCGCCGCCTGGACGGCGTTCGTGGGCGGCGACTCGTACGCCGGGACGGACTTCTCCACCCGGACGGCGGTCGTGGACACCCGCAGCGGGAAGCTGATCCCTTCCCTGGAGGCGTTCCGGATCGTCAAGGACGGGCGCGCCTACCGGGCGGCGGACGTCAACTTCTGGGGCGTGACGTTCGCGGACGACGACCGTACGTTCTACGCGACGCTGGCGACGAAGGGCCGCACGTACCTGGTCCGCGGCGACCTGCGCGCGCGGACGGTCACCACCTTGCACGCCAACGTCGAGTGCCCGTCGCTGTCGCCGGACGGCACCCGGGTCGCGTACAAGAAGCGGGTGGCGGGGCTGCCTAAGGACGCGCCCTGGCGGCTGTACGTGCTCGATCTGCGCACGCTGCGCGAGACGGCGCTCGCCGAGCCGCGCAGCGTGGACGACCAGGCGGTGTGGCGGGACGCGCACACGCTCGTGTACGCCCTGCCCGGCGACTACGGCGCCGACCTGTACCAGGTCCCGGCGGACGGATCGGGCCGGGCACGCGAGATCAGCCGGGCCGCGGTGTCACCGGCGTACCTCGGATAG
- a CDS encoding MFS transporter, with product MYVADSRASTSAHDAVRPPAGRRRAAVAPTVLALGTVSLVTDISSEMVTAVLPLYLVSGLGLSPLGFGLLDGVYNGFSALVRLVGGHFADRGGGRHKWVAGLGYGISAVCKPLLLVAHSLTPIGIVLAADRTGKGLRTAPRDALISLSSTPATRGRAFGVHRAMDTAGALLGPLAAFLILRATVDGYDAVFTVSFCVAVLGVLVLVLFVPGGRGAAAAGQRPTLRAAFGLLRRRDLRRITVCALLLGLATVSDSFVYLLLQRRLGVPDRWFALLPLGTAAAFLLLAMPLGRLADRVGRWTVFLVGHGALLAGYGLLLGSWHGTALPWLVLALHGCFYAATDGVLMAAASDSVPEALRSSGLAVVQTGQALTRFACSLLFGAAWTAWGDRAALAGAAVALVGCVAFALTLRPKGVVGA from the coding sequence GTGTACGTAGCGGACAGCCGTGCCAGTACGTCCGCTCATGACGCCGTCCGGCCCCCGGCCGGGCGGCGCCGTGCGGCGGTCGCGCCGACCGTGCTCGCGCTGGGCACGGTGAGCCTGGTCACCGACATCTCGTCGGAGATGGTGACGGCGGTGCTGCCGCTGTACCTGGTGAGCGGGCTGGGACTGTCACCGTTGGGATTCGGGCTGCTGGACGGCGTCTACAACGGGTTCTCGGCGCTCGTCCGGCTGGTCGGCGGGCACTTCGCCGACCGCGGCGGCGGACGCCACAAGTGGGTCGCCGGGCTGGGCTACGGCATCTCGGCCGTGTGCAAGCCGCTGCTGCTGGTGGCGCACTCGCTCACCCCGATCGGCATCGTGCTCGCCGCCGACCGGACCGGCAAGGGACTGCGGACGGCGCCCAGGGACGCGCTGATCTCGCTGTCCAGCACACCCGCGACGCGCGGCCGGGCCTTCGGGGTGCACCGGGCGATGGACACCGCCGGGGCGCTGCTCGGGCCGCTGGCGGCGTTCCTGATCCTGCGGGCCACCGTCGACGGCTACGACGCGGTGTTCACCGTCAGCTTCTGCGTCGCCGTGCTGGGCGTGCTGGTGCTGGTGCTGTTCGTGCCGGGCGGGCGGGGCGCGGCGGCGGCGGGACAACGGCCGACGCTGCGGGCCGCGTTCGGCCTGCTGCGCCGCCGCGACCTGCGCCGGATCACCGTGTGCGCGCTGCTGCTGGGCCTGGCCACGGTCAGCGACTCCTTCGTGTACCTGCTGCTCCAGCGCCGGCTCGGGGTGCCCGACCGCTGGTTCGCGCTGCTGCCGCTGGGCACGGCCGCCGCGTTCCTGCTGCTGGCGATGCCGCTCGGCCGGCTCGCGGACCGGGTCGGCCGCTGGACGGTCTTCCTCGTCGGCCACGGCGCCCTGCTCGCCGGGTACGGGCTGCTGCTCGGCTCCTGGCACGGCACGGCGCTGCCCTGGCTGGTGCTGGCCCTGCACGGCTGCTTCTACGCGGCCACCGACGGCGTGCTGATGGCCGCCGCCTCCGACAGCGTGCCGGAGGCGCTGCGCTCCTCCGGGCTGGCCGTCGTACAGACCGGGCAGGCGCTGACCCGGTTCGCCTGCTCGCTGCTGTTCGGCGCGGCCTGGACGGCGTGGGGCGACCGGGCGGCGCTGGCCGGGGCGGCGGTGGCGCTCGTGGGGTGCGTGGCGTTCGCCCTGACGCTGCGTCCGAAGGGAGTGGTGGGCGCGTGA
- a CDS encoding alkaline phosphatase family protein — protein MSGSSVYRRARAVVAATAALAAAAIGLWTGLGQESAHAAGAVPSPDHVVVVVFENHAYSQVIGSSSAPYINSLKAGGADLTQSYAETHPSQPNYFAMFSGSTQGITDDSCYTPGFSKAPNLASEMIAAGRSWASYNETLPSQGSTTCGSGDYARKHNPWFGFSNVPTSSAKTFAQFPTDYSTLPQLSFVVPNLCSDMHDCSVSTGDTWLKNKLGAYATWAKTHNSLLVVTFDEDNRLSGNRIPTVFYGQPVAAGSSSGTTYNHYDLLRTLEDTQGLSTHAGNAASAKDITGIWAS, from the coding sequence GTGTCCGGCAGTTCCGTGTACCGCCGTGCCCGTGCCGTGGTGGCCGCCACGGCGGCCCTCGCCGCGGCCGCGATCGGGCTGTGGACCGGGCTCGGCCAGGAGTCCGCGCACGCCGCGGGCGCCGTGCCCAGCCCGGACCACGTGGTCGTCGTGGTCTTCGAGAACCACGCGTACAGCCAGGTCATCGGGTCGTCCAGCGCGCCGTACATCAACTCGCTGAAGGCGGGAGGTGCCGATCTGACCCAGTCGTACGCCGAGACCCATCCGAGCCAGCCGAACTACTTCGCGATGTTCTCCGGGTCCACCCAGGGGATCACCGACGACAGCTGTTACACCCCGGGCTTCTCGAAGGCGCCCAACCTCGCGTCCGAGATGATCGCCGCCGGCCGCAGCTGGGCCAGCTACAACGAGACCCTGCCGAGCCAGGGTTCGACGACGTGCGGCAGCGGTGACTACGCGCGCAAGCACAACCCGTGGTTCGGGTTCTCCAACGTGCCCACGTCCAGCGCCAAGACGTTCGCGCAGTTCCCCACCGACTACTCGACGCTGCCCCAGCTGTCGTTCGTGGTGCCGAACCTGTGCAGCGACATGCACGACTGCTCGGTGTCCACCGGTGACACCTGGCTGAAGAACAAGCTGGGCGCGTACGCGACCTGGGCCAAGACCCACAACAGCCTGCTCGTCGTCACCTTCGACGAGGACAACCGGCTGAGCGGCAACCGGATCCCGACGGTGTTCTACGGGCAGCCCGTCGCCGCCGGCTCCTCCTCCGGCACCACGTACAACCACTACGACCTGCTGCGCACCCTGGAGGACACCCAGGGGCTGAGCACGCACGCGGGCAACGCGGCCTCCGCCAAGGACATCACCGGCATCTGGGCGTCCTGA
- a CDS encoding DUF72 domain-containing protein, with the protein MADILIGTCGWTDPHLLKSGWYPPGHRDPEKRLRHYATRFPLVESDSPYYALPSARTTTHWAERTPPGFRFDVKAFSFLTGHPTRPAALPPDLRGRPRDEALRTEVWTRYAEALTPLLHSGRLGTLLFQYPASLHPGPEAETFIRTARERAHGWPFAVEFRDPAWWHPAHAARTTAFLKDLNATAVATDTPEDRHPVPVTTPRLAVVRFHGRSPHWRTGTKEERFRHTYTERELTEWLPRVRTLAAAATELHLLFNNCCADAAPKAAETMRELLSANGLPHQRAATEGTPAGQ; encoded by the coding sequence ATGGCGGACATCCTCATCGGCACCTGCGGCTGGACCGACCCCCACCTGCTCAAGAGCGGCTGGTACCCACCGGGCCACCGCGACCCCGAAAAACGCCTGCGCCACTACGCGACCCGCTTCCCGCTGGTGGAATCCGACTCCCCGTACTACGCCCTGCCCTCCGCCCGCACCACCACCCACTGGGCGGAGCGCACACCGCCCGGATTCCGCTTCGACGTCAAGGCGTTCTCCTTCCTCACCGGCCACCCCACCCGCCCCGCCGCCCTCCCTCCGGACCTGCGCGGCCGCCCCCGCGACGAGGCCCTGCGCACGGAAGTCTGGACCCGCTACGCCGAGGCCCTGACCCCGTTGCTCCACTCCGGCCGCCTCGGCACCCTCCTCTTCCAGTACCCGGCCTCCCTCCACCCCGGCCCCGAGGCCGAGACCTTCATCCGCACCGCCCGCGAACGCGCCCACGGCTGGCCGTTCGCCGTGGAGTTCCGCGACCCCGCCTGGTGGCACCCCGCCCACGCGGCCCGTACGACCGCCTTCCTGAAGGACCTGAACGCCACGGCGGTCGCCACGGACACCCCCGAGGACCGGCACCCCGTCCCCGTCACCACCCCCCGCCTGGCCGTCGTCCGCTTCCACGGCCGCAGCCCCCACTGGCGCACCGGCACCAAAGAGGAGCGCTTCCGCCACACCTACACCGAGCGGGAACTCACCGAGTGGCTCCCGCGCGTCCGTACCTTGGCGGCGGCCGCGACCGAGCTGCACCTCCTCTTCAACAACTGCTGCGCGGACGCGGCCCCGAAGGCGGCCGAGACGATGCGGGAGCTATTGAGCGCGAACGGGCTCCCGCACCAGAGGGCAGCGACGGAGGGGACACCGGCGGGGCAGTAG
- a CDS encoding bifunctional [glutamine synthetase] adenylyltransferase/[glutamine synthetase]-adenylyl-L-tyrosine phosphorylase, whose protein sequence is MTPGRSSSTFTRLLRHGFTDPSAAERLLDGPELATVRNDPVLLEALGATADPDLALHGLVRLLEAQPTPTAHRELLDTLVAAKPLRDRLLGILGASTALADHLARHPTDWHALVTYEPHDLHPGVTEFEQGLAEATDPVTLRVAYRRCLLSIAARDVCGTTDVAETAAELADLATATLRTALALAEEAAPEDAAACRLAVIAMGKCGGHELNYVSDVDVIFVAEPAEDTPEPQALRSATKLASHLMRICSETTVEGSIWPVDANLRPEGRNGPLVRTLSSHLAYYQRWAKTWEFQALLKARPVAGDPALGQAYLDALQPLVWQAAERENFVPDVQKMRRRVVENIPAAEIDRELKLGPGGLRDVEFAVQLLQLVHGRTDPTLRSGTTLDALRALAAGGYVGREDAARLNEAYRFLRLLEHRIQLYRLRRTHLVPEAEADLRRLGRSLGLRTDPVTGLMREWKRHTTVVRRLHEKLFYRPLLDAVAQLAPGEARLSAEAARERLIALGYADPAAALRHLEALASGVSRKAAIQRTLLPVLLGWFADSADPDAGLLNFRKVSDALGKTPWYLRLLRDEGAAAENLARVLSAGRLAPDLLMRAPEAVALLGDGDGGGLAPRQQAALEQEVLAAVGRAENAAQGVTAARGVRRRELFRTAAADIVGSYGTETHPAEADQGALVDRVGAAVSDLTKATLAGTLRAVVREGWGDTLPTRFAVIGMGRFGGHELGYGSDADVLFVHEPREGVAEQEASAAANRVVAEMRRLLQLPSADPPLLIDADLRPEGKSGPLVRTLKSYEAYYRRWSLVWESQALLRAEPVAGDADLGRRFIELIDPLRYPAKGLGEDAVREIRRLKARMESERLPRGADPKLHTKLGPGGLSDVEWTVQLLQLRHAHREPGLRTTRTREALAAARAAGLLSAEDTEILDEAWVLASRVRNAVMLVRGRAGDTFPTEPRELAAVGRYLGYGAGHVGDMLDAYRRTARRARTVVDDLFYAD, encoded by the coding sequence ATGACGCCGGGGCGCAGCAGCAGCACCTTCACCCGTCTGCTCCGACACGGCTTCACCGACCCCTCCGCCGCCGAACGCCTCCTGGACGGCCCCGAACTGGCGACCGTCCGCAACGACCCGGTCCTCCTCGAAGCCCTCGGCGCCACCGCCGACCCCGACCTCGCCCTGCACGGCCTGGTCCGCCTGCTGGAGGCCCAGCCCACCCCCACCGCCCACCGCGAACTGCTGGACACCCTCGTCGCGGCCAAGCCCCTGCGCGACCGCCTCCTCGGCATCCTCGGCGCCTCCACCGCCCTCGCCGACCACCTGGCCCGCCACCCCACCGACTGGCACGCCCTGGTCACCTACGAACCGCACGACCTCCACCCGGGCGTCACCGAGTTCGAACAGGGCCTGGCCGAGGCCACCGACCCGGTCACGCTCCGCGTCGCCTACCGCCGGTGCCTGCTGTCCATCGCCGCCCGGGACGTCTGCGGCACCACGGACGTCGCCGAGACCGCCGCGGAACTCGCCGACCTGGCCACCGCCACCCTCCGCACGGCCCTGGCCCTCGCGGAGGAAGCCGCCCCCGAGGACGCCGCCGCCTGCCGCCTCGCGGTGATCGCGATGGGCAAGTGCGGCGGCCACGAACTGAACTACGTCTCCGACGTCGACGTGATCTTCGTGGCGGAACCCGCGGAGGACACCCCCGAACCCCAGGCCCTCAGGTCCGCGACGAAACTCGCCTCCCACCTGATGCGGATCTGCTCCGAGACGACGGTGGAGGGCTCCATCTGGCCGGTGGACGCCAACCTCCGCCCCGAGGGCCGCAACGGCCCCCTCGTGCGCACCCTCAGCAGCCACCTCGCCTACTACCAACGCTGGGCCAAGACCTGGGAGTTCCAGGCCCTGCTCAAGGCCCGCCCGGTGGCCGGCGACCCGGCACTCGGCCAGGCGTACCTCGACGCGCTGCAACCCCTCGTCTGGCAGGCGGCCGAGCGGGAGAACTTCGTCCCCGACGTGCAGAAGATGCGCCGCCGCGTCGTGGAGAACATTCCCGCGGCCGAGATCGACCGGGAACTCAAACTCGGCCCCGGCGGCCTGCGCGACGTCGAGTTCGCCGTCCAGCTGCTCCAGCTGGTGCACGGCCGCACCGACCCCACCCTGCGCAGCGGCACCACCCTGGACGCCCTCCGGGCCCTCGCCGCCGGCGGCTACGTCGGCCGGGAGGACGCGGCCCGGCTGAACGAGGCGTACCGCTTCCTGCGCCTGCTGGAACACCGCATCCAGCTGTACCGCCTGCGCCGCACCCACCTCGTCCCCGAGGCGGAGGCCGACCTGCGCCGCCTCGGCCGCTCGCTGGGCCTGCGCACCGACCCGGTGACCGGGCTGATGCGCGAGTGGAAGCGGCACACCACGGTCGTACGGCGCCTGCACGAGAAGCTGTTCTACCGCCCGCTGCTCGACGCGGTCGCCCAGCTCGCCCCAGGAGAAGCCCGGCTGAGCGCGGAGGCGGCCCGGGAACGCCTCATCGCCCTCGGCTACGCCGACCCGGCCGCCGCCCTGCGCCACCTGGAGGCACTGGCCTCCGGCGTGTCCCGCAAGGCGGCCATCCAGCGCACCCTGCTGCCGGTGCTGCTCGGCTGGTTCGCCGACTCCGCCGACCCGGACGCCGGCCTGCTGAACTTCCGCAAGGTCTCCGACGCGCTCGGCAAGACTCCCTGGTACCTGCGGCTGCTGCGCGACGAGGGCGCGGCGGCGGAGAACCTGGCCCGCGTGCTGTCGGCGGGCCGCCTCGCGCCCGATCTGCTGATGCGCGCCCCGGAGGCGGTCGCCCTGCTCGGCGACGGCGACGGCGGCGGCCTCGCGCCCCGGCAGCAGGCCGCGCTGGAGCAGGAGGTCCTCGCGGCCGTGGGCCGCGCGGAGAACGCCGCGCAGGGCGTCACGGCGGCCCGCGGCGTCCGCCGCCGCGAGCTGTTCCGCACCGCGGCCGCCGACATCGTCGGCTCCTACGGCACCGAGACCCACCCCGCCGAGGCCGACCAGGGCGCCCTGGTGGACCGGGTCGGCGCGGCCGTCTCCGACCTCACCAAGGCCACTCTGGCGGGCACTCTGCGCGCGGTCGTCCGGGAGGGCTGGGGCGACACCCTGCCCACCCGGTTCGCCGTCATCGGCATGGGCCGCTTCGGCGGGCACGAGCTGGGCTACGGCTCCGACGCCGACGTACTGTTCGTGCACGAGCCGAGGGAGGGCGTGGCCGAGCAGGAGGCGTCGGCCGCCGCCAACCGGGTCGTCGCCGAGATGCGCCGGCTGCTCCAGCTGCCGAGCGCCGACCCGCCGCTGCTCATCGACGCCGACCTGCGCCCGGAAGGCAAGTCGGGCCCGCTGGTGCGCACCCTGAAGTCGTACGAGGCGTACTACCGCCGCTGGTCCCTGGTCTGGGAGTCCCAGGCGCTGCTGCGGGCCGAGCCGGTGGCCGGCGACGCCGACCTGGGCCGGCGCTTCATCGAGCTGATCGACCCGCTGCGCTATCCGGCCAAGGGCCTCGGCGAGGACGCCGTGCGCGAGATCCGCCGGCTGAAGGCCCGGATGGAGTCCGAGCGGCTGCCGCGCGGCGCCGACCCGAAGCTGCACACCAAGCTGGGCCCCGGCGGCCTGTCCGACGTGGAGTGGACGGTGCAGCTGCTCCAGCTCCGCCACGCCCACCGCGAGCCGGGCCTGCGCACCACCCGGACCCGCGAGGCGCTGGCCGCCGCGCGCGCGGCCGGGCTGCTGTCCGCCGAGGACACGGAGATCCTGGACGAGGCGTGGGTGCTGGCGAGCCGGGTGCGCAACGCGGTGATGCTGGTGCGCGGCCGGGCCGGGGACACCTTCCCCACCGAGCCGCGCGAGCTGGCCGCCGTGGGCCGCTACCTCGGCTACGGCGCCGGCCACGTCGGCGACATGCTGGACGCCTACCGCCGCACGGCCCGCCGGGCCCGCACGGTCGTGGACGACCTGTTCTACGCGGACTGA
- a CDS encoding phosphatase PAP2 family protein — protein MSDSTVTEPDGREKVAAPRAVTGENGQGPAGRPRRRRRPRLWFEILLVAVSYWTYSLVRNAVPEQRTAALRNADWIWRAEHALGVGVEQTINHAADSVTWLIIGMNYYYATLHFVITLGVLVWLYRWHPGRYAATRLVLFTTTGVALLGYYLFPLAPPRLMRGGHFVDTVMAHHTWGSMASGDLKHMSNQYAAMPSMHIGWSLWCGLTVCALASVPWARVLGLLYPVVTLVVIVATANHFWLDAVGGVVCLGFGYATARLWYGSLPYALPRLAARPAGAGGRALGSAPSV, from the coding sequence ATGAGTGACTCGACCGTGACAGAGCCGGACGGTCGCGAGAAGGTGGCCGCTCCGCGGGCCGTCACGGGCGAGAACGGGCAGGGTCCGGCCGGCCGGCCACGTCGCCGTCGCCGGCCCCGGCTGTGGTTCGAGATCCTTCTGGTCGCGGTGAGTTACTGGACGTACTCGCTGGTGCGCAACGCCGTCCCGGAACAGCGGACGGCGGCGCTGCGCAACGCGGACTGGATCTGGCGGGCCGAGCACGCGCTCGGCGTCGGCGTGGAGCAGACGATCAACCACGCGGCCGACTCGGTGACTTGGCTCATCATCGGAATGAACTACTACTACGCCACGCTGCACTTCGTCATCACGCTCGGAGTGCTGGTGTGGCTGTACCGGTGGCATCCCGGCCGGTACGCGGCGACCCGGCTGGTGCTGTTCACGACCACGGGTGTGGCACTGCTCGGTTACTATCTGTTTCCGCTCGCGCCGCCTCGGTTGATGCGCGGCGGGCACTTCGTGGACACCGTGATGGCACACCACACCTGGGGCTCGATGGCCTCCGGCGACCTCAAGCACATGTCGAACCAGTACGCGGCGATGCCGTCGATGCACATCGGCTGGTCGCTGTGGTGCGGGCTGACCGTGTGCGCGCTGGCGTCGGTGCCGTGGGCGCGGGTGCTGGGGCTGCTGTATCCGGTGGTCACCCTGGTGGTGATCGTCGCCACGGCCAACCACTTCTGGCTGGACGCGGTGGGCGGAGTGGTCTGCCTCGGCTTCGGCTACGCGACGGCCCGGCTCTGGTACGGCAGCCTGCCGTACGCACTGCCCCGGCTGGCCGCGCGGCCGGCGGGAGCCGGCGGACGGGCGCTGGGTTCGGCACCGTCCGTGTAG
- a CDS encoding LacI family DNA-binding transcriptional regulator — MTTRLADIAAQAGVSEATVSRVLNGKPGVAATTRQSVLAALDVLGYERPVRLRQRSEGLVGLITPELENPIFPALAQVIGQALTRQGYTPVLATQTPGGSTEDELTEMLVDRGVAGIIYVSGLHADTTADMQRYERLRAQGVPFVLVDGFSPQVQAPFISPDDRAAMTLAVTHLVSLGHTRIGLALGPKRFVPVQRKIEGFVRSMQDQLGLAAQTVESELVQHSLYTLEGGQAAAAALIERGCTAVVCASDMMALGAIRTARQRGLEVPRDVSVVGFDDSPLIAFTDPPLTTVRKPVPAMGQAAVRTLLEEIGGTPAPHSEFVFMPELVVRGSTASAPRAS, encoded by the coding sequence GTGACCACACGGCTTGCCGACATCGCTGCGCAGGCGGGGGTGAGCGAAGCGACCGTCAGCCGGGTCCTCAACGGAAAACCGGGCGTCGCCGCCACCACCCGCCAATCCGTGCTCGCCGCCCTGGACGTCCTGGGCTACGAGCGCCCGGTCCGGCTGCGCCAGCGCAGCGAGGGCCTGGTCGGGCTGATCACGCCGGAGCTGGAGAATCCGATATTCCCGGCCCTGGCCCAGGTCATCGGCCAGGCGCTGACCCGCCAGGGCTACACCCCGGTGCTCGCCACGCAGACCCCCGGCGGGTCGACCGAGGACGAGCTGACCGAGATGCTGGTGGACCGCGGGGTCGCCGGGATCATCTACGTCTCCGGGCTGCACGCCGACACCACCGCCGACATGCAGCGCTACGAGCGGCTGCGGGCGCAGGGCGTGCCGTTCGTGCTGGTGGACGGGTTCTCGCCGCAGGTGCAGGCGCCGTTCATCTCCCCCGACGACCGGGCGGCGATGACGCTCGCGGTGACGCACCTCGTCTCGCTCGGGCACACCCGGATCGGGCTCGCCCTCGGGCCCAAGCGGTTCGTGCCCGTGCAGCGCAAGATCGAGGGCTTCGTCCGGTCGATGCAGGACCAGTTGGGGCTCGCCGCGCAGACCGTGGAGAGCGAGCTGGTCCAGCACTCGCTGTACACACTGGAGGGCGGCCAGGCCGCGGCTGCGGCGCTGATCGAGCGGGGCTGCACGGCGGTGGTCTGCGCCAGCGACATGATGGCGCTGGGCGCGATACGCACGGCGCGGCAGCGGGGCCTCGAAGTGCCCCGGGACGTGTCCGTGGTCGGCTTCGACGACTCCCCGCTGATCGCCTTCACCGACCCGCCGCTGACGACGGTCCGCAAGCCGGTCCCGGCGATGGGGCAGGCGGCGGTGCGCACGCTGCTGGAGGAGATCGGCGGGACCCCGGCGCCGCACAGCGAGTTCGTGTTCATGCCGGAGCTGGTGGTGCGCGGCTCGACCGCCTCGGCGCCGCGCGCCTCGTAG
- a CDS encoding extracellular solute-binding protein, producing the protein MRRGIAASALVASLALTATACGGSDSGKSDGPVTITWWDTSNATNEAPTYQALVKQFEAAHKDVKVKYVNVPFDQAQNKFDTAAGATGAPDVLRSEVGWTPAFAKKGFFLPLDGTEALADQAKFQPSLIKQAQYDGKTYGVPLVTDTLALVYNKALFRKAGITEAPKTWDELKADAAKIKDKAGVDGYWGSTQAYYAQPFLYGEGTDTVDVAAKKITVNSAAAKKGYGTWQSLFSGKGLHKADTTADAYAHIQDAFVNGKVAAIIQGPWEITNFYKGSAFKDKNNLGIATVPAGSAGKAGAPTGGHNLSVYAGSDKAHQEAALEFVKFMTSAEAQSTVALKNSTLPTRSDAYTATVKADPGIAGYQGVLAAAQPRPALPEYSSLWVPLDTELAKVGGGKESLDKGLGNAELAISKLVDGFAK; encoded by the coding sequence ATGCGGCGTGGCATAGCGGCCTCCGCGCTGGTGGCGTCCCTCGCCCTGACGGCGACGGCGTGCGGCGGGAGCGACAGCGGGAAGTCGGACGGCCCGGTCACCATCACCTGGTGGGACACCTCCAACGCCACCAATGAGGCGCCGACGTACCAGGCCCTGGTCAAGCAGTTCGAGGCCGCGCACAAGGACGTCAAGGTCAAGTACGTCAACGTGCCCTTCGACCAGGCCCAGAACAAGTTCGACACCGCGGCCGGCGCCACCGGCGCCCCGGACGTGCTGCGCTCCGAGGTCGGCTGGACCCCGGCCTTCGCCAAGAAGGGCTTCTTCCTGCCGCTGGACGGCACCGAGGCCCTCGCCGACCAGGCCAAGTTCCAGCCCAGCCTGATCAAGCAGGCCCAGTACGACGGCAAGACCTACGGCGTGCCGCTGGTCACCGACACCCTCGCGCTGGTCTACAACAAGGCCCTCTTCCGGAAGGCCGGCATCACCGAGGCGCCCAAGACCTGGGACGAGCTGAAGGCCGACGCCGCGAAGATCAAGGACAAGGCCGGCGTCGACGGCTACTGGGGCTCCACCCAGGCCTACTACGCCCAGCCGTTCCTCTACGGCGAGGGCACCGACACCGTCGACGTCGCCGCCAAGAAGATCACCGTGAACTCGGCCGCCGCCAAGAAGGGCTACGGCACCTGGCAGAGCCTGTTCTCCGGCAAGGGCCTGCACAAGGCCGACACCACCGCCGACGCCTACGCCCACATCCAGGACGCGTTCGTCAACGGCAAGGTCGCCGCGATCATCCAGGGCCCCTGGGAGATCACCAACTTCTACAAGGGCTCGGCGTTCAAGGACAAGAACAACCTCGGCATCGCCACCGTCCCGGCCGGCTCCGCCGGCAAGGCGGGTGCCCCGACCGGCGGCCACAACCTGTCGGTCTACGCCGGCTCGGACAAGGCCCACCAGGAAGCGGCCCTGGAGTTCGTGAAGTTCATGACCTCCGCCGAGGCCCAGTCGACCGTGGCCCTGAAGAACTCCACCCTGCCCACCCGCTCCGACGCCTACACCGCGACGGTCAAGGCCGACCCGGGCATCGCCGGCTACCAGGGCGTCCTGGCCGCCGCCCAGCCCCGCCCGGCGCTGCCCGAGTACAGCTCCCTGTGGGTCCCGCTCGACACCGAGCTGGCCAAGGTCGGCGGCGGCAAGGAGTCGCTGGACAAGGGCCTGGGCAACGCCGAGCTGGCCATCTCCAAGCTGGTGGACGGCTTCGCCAAGTGA